Proteins from a single region of Bos javanicus breed banteng chromosome 7, ARS-OSU_banteng_1.0, whole genome shotgun sequence:
- the MARCHF2 gene encoding E3 ubiquitin-protein ligase MARCHF2 isoform X1, translating to MAQSSRPEPGPLKDGQARTVGLSLPSKETHKPCWLVLGWKGSLPRVPADRLLGPWALGPEDTGRPVAMTTGDCCHLPGSLCDCSDSPAFSKVVEATGLGPPQYVAQVTSRDGRLLSTVIRALETPSDGPFCRICHEGANGESLLSPCGCSGTLGAVHKSCLERWLSSSNTSYCELCHTEFAVEKRSRSLTEWLKDPGPRTEKRTLCCDVVCFLFITPLAAISGWLCLRGAQDHLRLHSHLEALGLIALTIALFTIYVLWTLVSFRYHCQLYSEWRRTNQKVRLKMQADGSEGSQHSPLAAGLLKKVAEETPV from the exons GGAAACACACAAGCCTTGCTGGTTGGTTCTGGGATGGAAGGGGAGCTTGCCAAGGGTTCCTGCTGACAG GCTCCTGGGACCATGGGCCTTGGGCCCTGAGGACACAGGGCGCCCTGTGGCCATGACGACGGGTGACTGTTGTCACCTCCCCGGCTCCCTGTGTGACTGCTCCGACAGCCCTGCCTTCTCCAAGGTCGTGGAGGCCACAGGCCTCGGACCACCCCAGTATGTGGCCCAGGTGACTTCAAGAGATGGCCGGCTCCTCTCGACTGTCATCCGGGCTTTGGAGACACCAAG CGATGGTCCCTTCTGCCGGATCTGCCATGAGGGGGCAAATGGGGAGAGCCTACTGTCTCCATGTGGGTGCAGTGGCACGCTGGGCGCTGTGCACAAGAGCTGTCTGGAGAGGTGGCTTTCCTCATCCAACACCAGCTACTGCGAGCTGTGCCATACAGAGTTTGCAGTGGAGAAGCGGTCCCGATCTCTCACAGAG TGGCTGAAGGATCCCGGGCCTCGGACAGAGAAGCGGACGCTGTGCTGTGATGTGGTGTGCTTCCTGTTCATCACGCCACTGGCCGCTATCTCAGGCTGGCTGTGCCTGCGAGGGGCCCAGGACCACCTCCGGCTCCACAGCCATCTGGAGGCCTTGGGGCTGATCGCCCTCACCATCGCCCTCTTCACCATCTATGTCCTCTGGACGCTG GTCTCATTCCGCTACCATTGCCAGCTGTACTCCGAGTGGAGAAGGACCAACCAGAAAGTGCGCCTGAAGATGCAGGCTGATGGCTCCGAGGGCAGCCAGCACTCCCCACTGGCGGCCGGACTCCTGAAGAAGGTGGCTGAGGAGACACCCGTGTGA
- the MARCHF2 gene encoding E3 ubiquitin-protein ligase MARCHF2 isoform X2: protein MTTGDCCHLPGSLCDCSDSPAFSKVVEATGLGPPQYVAQVTSRDGRLLSTVIRALETPSDGPFCRICHEGANGESLLSPCGCSGTLGAVHKSCLERWLSSSNTSYCELCHTEFAVEKRSRSLTEWLKDPGPRTEKRTLCCDVVCFLFITPLAAISGWLCLRGAQDHLRLHSHLEALGLIALTIALFTIYVLWTLVSFRYHCQLYSEWRRTNQKVRLKMQADGSEGSQHSPLAAGLLKKVAEETPV, encoded by the exons ATGACGACGGGTGACTGTTGTCACCTCCCCGGCTCCCTGTGTGACTGCTCCGACAGCCCTGCCTTCTCCAAGGTCGTGGAGGCCACAGGCCTCGGACCACCCCAGTATGTGGCCCAGGTGACTTCAAGAGATGGCCGGCTCCTCTCGACTGTCATCCGGGCTTTGGAGACACCAAG CGATGGTCCCTTCTGCCGGATCTGCCATGAGGGGGCAAATGGGGAGAGCCTACTGTCTCCATGTGGGTGCAGTGGCACGCTGGGCGCTGTGCACAAGAGCTGTCTGGAGAGGTGGCTTTCCTCATCCAACACCAGCTACTGCGAGCTGTGCCATACAGAGTTTGCAGTGGAGAAGCGGTCCCGATCTCTCACAGAG TGGCTGAAGGATCCCGGGCCTCGGACAGAGAAGCGGACGCTGTGCTGTGATGTGGTGTGCTTCCTGTTCATCACGCCACTGGCCGCTATCTCAGGCTGGCTGTGCCTGCGAGGGGCCCAGGACCACCTCCGGCTCCACAGCCATCTGGAGGCCTTGGGGCTGATCGCCCTCACCATCGCCCTCTTCACCATCTATGTCCTCTGGACGCTG GTCTCATTCCGCTACCATTGCCAGCTGTACTCCGAGTGGAGAAGGACCAACCAGAAAGTGCGCCTGAAGATGCAGGCTGATGGCTCCGAGGGCAGCCAGCACTCCCCACTGGCGGCCGGACTCCTGAAGAAGGTGGCTGAGGAGACACCCGTGTGA